The following are encoded together in the Poseidonibacter lekithochrous genome:
- a CDS encoding SDR family NAD(P)-dependent oxidoreductase, which translates to MKANKIPESKFKRILCWTWRQKSRTNICPDSPSLEGKIVAITGGTRGIGLETVKGLLKRGAEVIVLSRNKKKDKNIIRELRGKVYFVSLDLGNIKSIRNSIEKLEDVLMGREIDVLINNAGMAVKGETQVSPQGYELSYAVNVLGHHILFQECHRKSLLSENAHIIAVTGDIYFLEDDCTANFVYIGNKGVNAYSRSKLGVMWWARKIYNLYPQYKINIVHPGVIPMGLGANQKSIFSRLLSKALLTPKEGAQTTLICVTQADIENGAYYHNALGKATLPESDPVFNLEKADKFWNELEDIYTNSYKNDFSLDRALA; encoded by the coding sequence ATGAAAGCAAATAAAATTCCAGAAAGTAAATTTAAAAGAATATTATGCTGGACTTGGAGACAAAAATCAAGAACTAATATATGCCCAGATTCTCCATCTTTAGAAGGCAAAATAGTAGCCATTACAGGTGGTACTAGAGGTATAGGATTAGAGACAGTAAAAGGACTATTAAAAAGAGGTGCGGAAGTAATAGTCCTATCTAGAAACAAGAAAAAAGACAAAAATATAATTAGAGAATTAAGAGGCAAAGTCTATTTTGTATCATTAGATTTAGGGAATATTAAATCTATTAGAAACTCCATAGAGAAATTAGAAGATGTATTAATGGGCAGAGAAATTGATGTATTAATCAATAATGCAGGTATGGCAGTAAAAGGTGAAACACAAGTATCTCCTCAAGGATATGAGTTAAGCTATGCTGTAAATGTATTAGGTCATCATATTTTATTTCAAGAGTGCCATAGGAAATCTTTGTTATCTGAAAATGCTCATATTATTGCGGTAACTGGTGATATTTATTTTTTAGAAGATGATTGCACCGCTAATTTTGTATATATAGGAAACAAAGGAGTTAATGCCTATTCAAGAAGTAAATTGGGAGTAATGTGGTGGGCACGAAAAATATACAATTTATATCCCCAATATAAAATTAATATAGTTCATCCAGGCGTAATACCAATGGGGCTAGGAGCGAATCAAAAATCAATCTTTAGTCGTTTATTAAGTAAGGCACTTTTGACTCCTAAAGAAGGTGCCCAAACTACACTAATATGTGTAACTCAAGCAGATATTGAAAATGGAGCATATTATCATAATGCCCTAGGTAAAGCTACTCTACCAGAAAGCGATCCAGTATTTAATCTTGAAAAAGCAGATAAATTTTGGAATGAACTAGAAGATATATATACAAATAGTTATAAAAATGATTTTAGTCTTGATAGAGCTTTAGCATAA
- a CDS encoding MBL fold metallo-hydrolase yields MKLILKIVLIAGGISGCLAKDNLAIKERIESSPQYKEGKFVNKKEMPDFEFSISEMYQGLKGIYFTEQPGSIPKELLPIKKVTYDNFYIDNKEAFHYTRLGHSSIMFQLEGKVWLTDPVFEDFITPYEWIGWKRFHPVPLDLDSVGQIEGIIISHDHYDHLEEEAIIRLKDKVNYFIVPLGVGKRLVEWGVPKEKIRSLDWWESTKIGDVELISTPSQHFSGRTLFDRASTLWSSWVVRANGKSLFFSGDSGYFDGFKRIGEKYGPFDITFMENGQYNERFEYIHMFPEQTIQAHKDLKGKLLVPIHNGTFKISFHPWNEPMERISTLAKKEKTNVLIPKMGEVIDILSPPIKLEEWWKK; encoded by the coding sequence ATGAAACTTATATTAAAAATAGTACTTATTGCAGGTGGAATAAGTGGTTGTTTAGCTAAAGATAATCTTGCTATAAAAGAGAGAATTGAATCATCGCCTCAATATAAAGAGGGCAAATTTGTAAATAAAAAAGAAATGCCAGATTTTGAATTTAGTATTAGCGAGATGTATCAAGGTCTTAAAGGTATATATTTTACTGAACAACCAGGAAGTATTCCCAAAGAGCTTTTACCTATTAAAAAAGTTACTTATGATAATTTCTATATAGATAATAAAGAGGCTTTTCATTATACACGATTGGGACACTCAAGTATCATGTTTCAACTTGAAGGTAAGGTATGGTTAACTGATCCAGTATTTGAGGACTTTATTACACCTTATGAATGGATTGGCTGGAAGAGATTTCATCCAGTACCACTTGATTTAGATAGTGTAGGTCAAATTGAGGGAATTATAATTTCCCATGATCATTATGATCACCTAGAAGAAGAAGCTATTATAAGATTAAAAGATAAGGTCAACTATTTTATTGTTCCACTAGGTGTAGGTAAAAGACTTGTAGAATGGGGAGTTCCTAAAGAAAAAATAAGATCTTTAGATTGGTGGGAATCAACAAAGATTGGCGATGTTGAACTTATTTCAACACCTTCACAACATTTCTCAGGAAGAACGCTTTTTGATAGAGCATCAACTTTATGGAGTTCTTGGGTTGTAAGAGCAAATGGTAAGTCACTTTTCTTTAGTGGTGACTCTGGGTATTTTGATGGCTTTAAAAGAATTGGTGAAAAATATGGACCCTTTGATATAACATTTATGGAAAATGGACAATATAATGAAAGATTTGAGTATATTCATATGTTTCCAGAACAAACAATCCAAGCACACAAAGATCTAAAAGGAAAACTATTAGTTCCTATTCATAATGGTACATTTAAAATATCTTTTCATCCGTGGAATGAACCCATGGAGAGAATTTCTACATTAGCTAAAAAAGAAAAAACAAATGTTCTAATTCCTAAGATGGGAGAAGTAATAGATATATTATCCCCTCCTATAAAGCTTGAAGAATGGTGGAAGAAATAG